From Haliotis asinina isolate JCU_RB_2024 chromosome 8, JCU_Hal_asi_v2, whole genome shotgun sequence, a single genomic window includes:
- the LOC137293673 gene encoding peroxiredoxin-5, mitochondrial-like isoform X1 produces the protein MATLQVCRRLLSRVALKTTSAPVTINPKRYLRAGDRLPDVEVYGATPNDVINPAELYKGKRGVLFSVVGAFTPGCSESHIPEYISNHQKFKEEGYDVICCVAVNDPFVMNAWGKELKAEGKIKMLADTRGEFTRAMGMQLDCTKLLGGWRSRRYSIVVEDSVIQQINEDPDHTGLVCLLCIKNMKSRAQAPP, from the exons ATGGCCACATTACAAGTGTGTCGGCGGTTGTTGTCGCGGGTTGCCTTGAAGACGACATCAGCTCCAGTGACAATTAACCCAAAGAGATATTTGAGG GCTGGTGACAGGTTGCCAGATGTTGAGGTATATGGAGCCACGCCGAATGATGTCATCAATCCTGCTGAGTTGTACAAAGGAAAACGAGGCGTTCTATTTTCAGTGGTTGGCGCCTTTACACCAGGCTGTAGTGAG TCACACATTCCTGAATACATATCTAATCATCAAAAGTTCAAG GAGGAAGGGTACGATGTTATCTGCTGTGTGGCTGTCAATGACCCCTTTGTCATGAACGCCTGGGGGAAGGAGCTTAAAGCTGAGGGAAAG ATCAAAATGCTGGCGGACACAAGAGGCGAGTTCACGAGGGCGATGGGCATGCAGCTGGACTGTACCAAGCTTCTCGGGGGATGGAGGTCCAGGAG GTATTCTATAGTGGTAGAGGACAGCGTGATACAACAAATCAACGAGGACCCAGATCACACAGGTCTTGTATGTCTGCTGTGTATAAAGAACATGAAGAGTCGGGCACAGGCACCGCCATGA
- the LOC137293673 gene encoding peroxiredoxin-5, mitochondrial-like isoform X2 has translation MATLQVCRRLLSRVALKTTSAPVTINPKRYLRAGDRLPDVEVYGATPNDVINPAELYKGKRGVLFSVVGAFTPGCSESHIPEYISNHQKFKEEGYDVICCVAVNDPFVMNAWGKELKAEGKIKMLADTRGEFTRAMGMQLDCTKLLGGWRSRRYSIVVEDSVIQL, from the exons ATGGCCACATTACAAGTGTGTCGGCGGTTGTTGTCGCGGGTTGCCTTGAAGACGACATCAGCTCCAGTGACAATTAACCCAAAGAGATATTTGAGG GCTGGTGACAGGTTGCCAGATGTTGAGGTATATGGAGCCACGCCGAATGATGTCATCAATCCTGCTGAGTTGTACAAAGGAAAACGAGGCGTTCTATTTTCAGTGGTTGGCGCCTTTACACCAGGCTGTAGTGAG TCACACATTCCTGAATACATATCTAATCATCAAAAGTTCAAG GAGGAAGGGTACGATGTTATCTGCTGTGTGGCTGTCAATGACCCCTTTGTCATGAACGCCTGGGGGAAGGAGCTTAAAGCTGAGGGAAAG ATCAAAATGCTGGCGGACACAAGAGGCGAGTTCACGAGGGCGATGGGCATGCAGCTGGACTGTACCAAGCTTCTCGGGGGATGGAGGTCCAGGAG GTATTCTATAGTGGTAGAGGACAGCGTGATACAGCTGTAG